The Vibrio sp. 16 genome segment GTCCCTTACGATATGTGTGTCAACATGCTTCGCGGTTTGCTGCAAGGGGAGTAGTAGACAATGGACAATGCACTAGAGTTTCTACTTGAACAGGCAAAAGAGCGCGAAAATCAAGCCGTTTTGGCACTCAGTCAAGCACGCAAAGAGCTTGAAGGCTATTACCAGCAACTAGAGCAAATCGAAAAGTACCGTTTAGACTATTGTAAACAATTGGTCGAGCGTGGACAGCAAGGCTTAACGGCTAGCCAATATAGCCATTTGAATCGATTTTTGACCACCTTGGATGAAACACTCGCCAAACAAAAACAAGCGGAAGAACATTTTAAAGGTCAGGTGGAAGGGTGCGAGCAGCATTGGCTTGAGAGCCGTAAGCAGAGACGCTCTTACGAATGGTTGATTGAAAAGAAACAGAAAGAAAAAGCCCACCTAGAAAATACGCGCGAGCAAAAGCAAATGGATGAGTTTGCGACGCTGCAATTTTCCCGTCGTTTATCGAACTAATATCACCTTTTTAAACAAGTAATGTGGCTCACTTCTTGCAGTGTAAGTGAATAACTTGGTGATCTTGCCACCCTAACAGAGCGTTACGTTCAGCCGCAGGTGTTTGACTATGAATATAAACCTATCAACAGTGACTGAGAGCCCAAAGGCGACCAAAGCTGCCGTTGTTGACGGCAGTTCCGAAGTCAGTGAGGAATCAAGCTCAGAGGGCTTCTTCTCTAAGTTGGCAGCATTGATCAAAGGTGAATCAGCGACTGACGAGAAAACCGTCAAAGCCGACGCAACAAAAGAAGCAGAGGTTTCCGAAGAACCAGCGGCAGTGAAAGGCGCTGGAGATGCTGCGAGCGCGGATAAAATCAAAAATAGCTCGGCAGATGAACTGCTTAGCGACGATGCCTCAAGCGATAATGCGCAGAATACTAGTTCGAAATCGGTCAAAGAGTCGGATGTTACCCACTCAGAGCGTGCTAAGACTGACCAAGAATCGAGCTCTGCGAGTCAAGAACAATCGCAACCAACGTTGTCTGCGTCAAGCAACACCACTGAGGCTGACGAGAAACAGCCTGTTCAAGCGCGCGACCCACAAACAAAATCCGCTCCAAGTGATGCCGAAAAAATAGTCGCGGATAATCAAGAAATCCTTAAACGCCTAGATCAGTCTAACAGTGCTTTGCAATCGAACAACGGCAAGGCTTTGCCTCAAGAAGAGAGTCAAACTCAAGTGACAGCGGCTGCGACCCACGCAGAAACAGTGAGCCGTTCCAAGCCTTCCGAAGTTGCCTCCCTCCAAACTGAGGCACAAATCGTAGATGAGAAAGCAAAGGGCGCCGAATCATTGCAGTCGCAACCTGAGTTGCAAGCTAGTACTGGCAAAATCACAGAGCAGCCTGATCCAAGTGTTAAGATGAATGCTTCGGAGCTGGCTTCCGCACAACCGTCGGATGAATCTGATGCCGCTATCCCCGCAGCGATAAAACCGTTTGTCGAACAGCAAGTTTCTGATGAGCAAGTTACGCAGCACGGCCCCAACGCACTCAATCCAGATACCGTGAAGGAACAGCGCGATACCGCTACTGTTCAAACAGGTACTACAGACGCTGAAGTGCTCGAAAATGTTGAGGTGCAGCTAAGCGGCGATGAAGTAAAACCATTGAAGGTAGACGCGAATCAGCGTGATACCGCAACGGAGCCGGAGGCACTTCAACAGCAGGTTGGAATGCAGCACGGCACTCAGAGTGTCGCTATCGATGAGTTGCCAGAGGGGCAGACGCTAGAAAGCGAAACTGCGGTCTCTCCCGAATTAGTCGTAGCATCAGCCACTCCGGTAATGATGGAAAAAGCCAAATCTCAGGAAGTGCCTGTAGAGAGTGGAAACTCGCCTAAATTGAACGCTCAATCTGCTGCCGTCACCCCGAACGTCGTTGAGTCGGCCACATTAAGCGCTGAAACACCGGTGGCGGCATCCGTCGCGGCTGCAACAGCCATCCCGTGGGCCGTCAGTAGTGATGAAGTTATTGTGGATGAGGACGCAGTCCTGAAACATAAACAACCGCAAGTTCAGCAGGCGGCGGTGGCTCAATCTGTTCATCAAGCTCTTAGTCAGTCACAAGCAACGCAAATGACAAACGCAGCGCAGCTGAATGCGGCGTCGGCCATGCCAGCGGCAAGTGCTGAAGCGTTGGCAGGACAACTGCAAACCGTGGTGAATTCGCCAGTAAATGTAGCGGCTTCTCCAGCTGTGACTGAACAAGCCATGCTAAAAGCTGCGATGGGCGCGAAAGCGACAGGTACAATGCTTAATAATGGTAAAGGTGCGCCTGGTGAACAAGGCGGCACAGAATCAGGATTCTCGCAACAATTGGCGCAAGCAGCAGGTATTCAACAGGCGAACTCCCCAACGGGACAACTTCGCGCTGATCAAACTGCTCAAGTCCCGCTACAATTGAATCGTGAGATTGCCAGTGATCAAGTGGCAGAGCGCGTTCAGATGATGATGTCTAAGAACCTCAAAAATATCGATATTCGCCTTGACCCGCCGGAACTAGGGCGCATGCAGATTCGGATGAACATGAATGGTGATGGTGCGACCGTCCACTTTACCGTCGCGAACCAGCAGGCGCGTGATGCGCTAGAACAGTCGATGCCTCGCCTTCGCGAGATGCTTGCTCAGCAGGGGGTTCAATTAGGCGACACCTCCGTTCAGCAACAAGCAAGTGGACAGCAGCAAAACCGCTATACTGCGAACGGGCAGGGGCAAGGTGGTCAACCAAGCAGCAATCAGGCAGGATTGAGCGAAGAAAACCTTGAACCAGACATCAATCTTGATTTGAATGTGGCAGCAAAGCGTGATGGAATTAGTTATTACGCTTAAACTATAAAATACCAACATAAAGAGAACGTTAAGTTATGGCAGTTGAAGAAGTCGAAACGGAAGCGCCCAAAGGAAAAGGCAAACTGATCATCATTATTGTTGCAGTCGTCGTTCTTTTACTCGGTGGCGGTGGTGCGGCGTTTTTCTTGATGGGGTCAGATGATGAAGCGGCAGCAGAAGAATCCGTTGAGCAAGAAGTGGTGGTGTCTACTGAGCCGGTCGCTTATGTCAATATCGCTCAACCCTTCATATTTAACGTGACCGGCGATAAGCGAGACCGCTTGGTGCAGATTAAAGTCCAGTTGATGGTACGCGGATCTGAAAACGAAAACTTGGCGCGTTACCATTCGCCATTGGTTGAAAGCTCATTGCTGAGCACCTTCGCATCGGCAACGGTAGAGCAACTGCGCAGTGCTAATGGTCGTGTTGAACTACGAGAAAAAGCCACAGAAGACATTAAAGCCAGCTTAACTCGAGCGGTTGGGCAACCTGTTATTGAACGTGTTCTATTTACCGACTTTGTCATTCAATAGGTGAGCTGTGACAGATCTATTAAGCCAAGACGAAATTGATGCGCTACTTCATGGTGTTGATGACGTTGATGAGGTAGAAGAAGAATCGGTTGCTAGCGACTCCAGCGCCGTTGATTTCGACTTTTCATCTCAAGACCGCATTGTTCGTGGTCGAATGCCAACACTGGAGCTTATCAACGAGCGCTTTGCTCGACACATGCGCATTAGCTTATTTAACATGCTAAGAAAGACCGCTGAAGTGTCGATCAACGGCGTGCAGATGATGAAGTTTGGTGAGTACCAAAACACCCTATACGTACCGACCAGTCTTAACATGGTGCGCTTTAGACCTCTAAAAGGGACAGCGTTGATCACCATGGAAGCTCGTCTAGTGTTTATTTTGGTGGAGAACTTCTTTGGCGGGGATGGACGCTTTCACGCGCGTATCGAAGGTCGCGAATTTACTCCAACCGAACGTCGCATCGTCCAACTGCTGCTCAAAATCGTTTTTGAAGATTACAAAGAAGCGTGGTCACCGGTGATGGGGGTTGAGTTTGAGTACTTGGATTCAGAAGTGAACCCAAGTATGGCGAACATTGTTAGCCCAACAGAGGTTATTGTCGTTAGCTCATTCCACATTGAAGTGGATGGCGGCGGCGGTGATTTCCACGTAGTTATGCCTTACTCCATGGTGGAGCCAATCCGTGAACTGCTCGATGCAGGTGTCCAATCAGATAAGATGGAAACCGACGTTCGTTGGAGTACAGCATTGCGTGAAGAGATCATGGATGTACCTGTTAACTTCCGAGTGAATTTACTCGAGCAAGATATTTCGTTGCGTGATCTGATGGAGTTGAGACCTGGCGATATCATCCCAATCTCGATGCCAGAGCACGCAACCATGTTTGTTGAAGAGCTGCCAACGTACCGAGTAAAAATGGGGCGCTCAGGTGATAAATTAGCGGTACAAGTGTCAGAAAAAATCAAACGACCGGATGTGGTCAAAACTGACATTGCCTTCCTTGGTAAAGATGTCATCTCTGAATTAGAAGATGATGATGGTGAAATCGAAGATTAAAAGAATTGTAGGTAATAGGTATGGAACCAAGTGACGACCAAAAACTGGCTGACGAATGGGCGGCAGCCTTAGGTGAAGATCCAAGCGCACCAGAAATCGATGTTGATGAGGTCATGTCGGCTCAACTTGATGAGCTTGAAGATACCTCAAGCCCTATCTCCGACGACGAGCGTCGTAAGCTCGATACGATTCTCGACATTCCAGTCACGATTTCGATGGAAGTTGGGCGTTCACAAATCAGCATTCGTAACTTGTTGCAGCTAAACCAAGGCTCTGTAGTAGAGCTCGAGCGTTTAGCGGGCGAATCTCTGGATGTGTTGGTTAACGGCACCTTGATCGCTCATGGCGAAGTGGTGGTGGTGAACGATAAGTTTGGTATCCGTCTCACTGACGTGATCAGCCAGACCGAGCGCATTAAGAAGCTAAGGTAAACTATGGCTTATTTGGTGAAAGGATTAGGGCTCGGGTCTCTGGTTCTCTTTTCCTCATCCGCACTGGCTGCGACACCAAGTAGCCAGCTTGATTGGGCGACCACGTTTGGGTCGCTCTTATT includes the following:
- the fliJ gene encoding flagellar export protein FliJ, with the translated sequence MDNALEFLLEQAKERENQAVLALSQARKELEGYYQQLEQIEKYRLDYCKQLVERGQQGLTASQYSHLNRFLTTLDETLAKQKQAEEHFKGQVEGCEQHWLESRKQRRSYEWLIEKKQKEKAHLENTREQKQMDEFATLQFSRRLSN
- a CDS encoding flagellar hook-length control protein FliK, with the protein product MNINLSTVTESPKATKAAVVDGSSEVSEESSSEGFFSKLAALIKGESATDEKTVKADATKEAEVSEEPAAVKGAGDAASADKIKNSSADELLSDDASSDNAQNTSSKSVKESDVTHSERAKTDQESSSASQEQSQPTLSASSNTTEADEKQPVQARDPQTKSAPSDAEKIVADNQEILKRLDQSNSALQSNNGKALPQEESQTQVTAAATHAETVSRSKPSEVASLQTEAQIVDEKAKGAESLQSQPELQASTGKITEQPDPSVKMNASELASAQPSDESDAAIPAAIKPFVEQQVSDEQVTQHGPNALNPDTVKEQRDTATVQTGTTDAEVLENVEVQLSGDEVKPLKVDANQRDTATEPEALQQQVGMQHGTQSVAIDELPEGQTLESETAVSPELVVASATPVMMEKAKSQEVPVESGNSPKLNAQSAAVTPNVVESATLSAETPVAASVAAATAIPWAVSSDEVIVDEDAVLKHKQPQVQQAAVAQSVHQALSQSQATQMTNAAQLNAASAMPAASAEALAGQLQTVVNSPVNVAASPAVTEQAMLKAAMGAKATGTMLNNGKGAPGEQGGTESGFSQQLAQAAGIQQANSPTGQLRADQTAQVPLQLNREIASDQVAERVQMMMSKNLKNIDIRLDPPELGRMQIRMNMNGDGATVHFTVANQQARDALEQSMPRLREMLAQQGVQLGDTSVQQQASGQQQNRYTANGQGQGGQPSSNQAGLSEENLEPDINLDLNVAAKRDGISYYA
- the fliL gene encoding flagellar basal body-associated protein FliL is translated as MAVEEVETEAPKGKGKLIIIIVAVVVLLLGGGGAAFFLMGSDDEAAAEESVEQEVVVSTEPVAYVNIAQPFIFNVTGDKRDRLVQIKVQLMVRGSENENLARYHSPLVESSLLSTFASATVEQLRSANGRVELREKATEDIKASLTRAVGQPVIERVLFTDFVIQ
- the fliM gene encoding flagellar motor switch protein FliM — protein: MTDLLSQDEIDALLHGVDDVDEVEEESVASDSSAVDFDFSSQDRIVRGRMPTLELINERFARHMRISLFNMLRKTAEVSINGVQMMKFGEYQNTLYVPTSLNMVRFRPLKGTALITMEARLVFILVENFFGGDGRFHARIEGREFTPTERRIVQLLLKIVFEDYKEAWSPVMGVEFEYLDSEVNPSMANIVSPTEVIVVSSFHIEVDGGGGDFHVVMPYSMVEPIRELLDAGVQSDKMETDVRWSTALREEIMDVPVNFRVNLLEQDISLRDLMELRPGDIIPISMPEHATMFVEELPTYRVKMGRSGDKLAVQVSEKIKRPDVVKTDIAFLGKDVISELEDDDGEIED
- the fliN gene encoding flagellar motor switch protein FliN; translated protein: MEPSDDQKLADEWAAALGEDPSAPEIDVDEVMSAQLDELEDTSSPISDDERRKLDTILDIPVTISMEVGRSQISIRNLLQLNQGSVVELERLAGESLDVLVNGTLIAHGEVVVVNDKFGIRLTDVISQTERIKKLR